Part of the Aquimarina sp. MAR_2010_214 genome is shown below.
TGATCCTATGTGATATATATTGAGTGTGTAAATGTTTTGCATAATCAAATTGATATGGATTTAAAGCGCCAGGAATACGTTTTAATACTGTAAAAGTGGTATATGTATTGCCTATATCCAGAATATTTTGTGAGCTGTCTCTTGCAACCTGAAGTAATATTCTACCATGTGCTGATTTGCCATCAACAAATTTGGTAGTAACAATATACTTGTTGTAGTGAAATGATGGCTTTAACCGTTCTTTAATATTGAATTGAATTCCTATGTCATAAGGTTGTTCTTTTGAATCAATTTGATTGCTGTAATGACTTGAGTAATTTTTTGGGTTGTGGATTTTGACTAATGCTATTCCAAAAATGATAAAAAAACCAACCATAATAATAACAAAGAAATATCCTTTGTTGAACATTTTTTTTGACCGCTTCCATGAAACACCTAGTACGCAGATAGCGATTGAGAAACTTAGCATTACAATTTTAGTAACAATAGCTACATGGTACCCTATAAGTATACCTATTAGGGTAGAAATAGTAATGATTATGAAGGGAATATTAATGAGTTTCACATTAAAGACATAGTAAAGGATTATTTTGAGTACTTATTAAGTATTCAAAAATATATTCACAGTACAATGATAGGAGACCTCAGTTTCATTTTTCGGGACTGAGATTATTAAGAAAAGTAGAAGTACCTCTGTTTTAAATAATGTTGATTTGTCAGAGGAATTTTAACTATTTACTTAGATGGAAGATATGTAAATACGCGAACTATAAAACTCTTCTGGCACCAGCAAAACACTTATTCCAATATTTTTCATTAAGACTCGATATAATAACTCCTCTTGATGTAGAAGCATGTATAAATCGAATGACTCCTTTAGTTTCAACCACCAGTCCCACATGAGAAATAACATTTTTTCTTCTATTAGTTTTAAAAAAAAGCAAATCACCAACGATTACTTTTTTTAATGATATGGCCTTACCTTGAGTAGCCATGGTTTTAGAAGTTCTAGGAAGAATGATATTCTCTTTCTTAAATGAAGTATACACCAAGCCAGAGCAGTCCATCCCTTTTTTTGTAGTACCACCAAATTTGTATCGAGTACCACCAAAGGTTTTGGCATGACTTACAATGCTTTTAATCTTTTTAGAATTAGAGTTTTTGGTTCTTTTAGATTTGACGGTAGTTTTAGTTTTTGAAGATATAACCGCTTTGCTTTTGGAAGAACTCCCACAAGAGGCTAAAACTAATGTGATTAGAAAATAAAATACTACTCTTTTCATCTGGATTTGGGTTTATAACAAAAATACATGTTTTTGCTCAATATTTTAAAGAGTTTATAATTTACCAGATAGTATTTAGTTTTTGTATTGAAAAATATTCATCTTTATTGTTAAATAATTAACTATAAATCATGATAATTGTGATTTTTTAGTGTTTTTATTGTTAAAAAAGAATATTTGAGTACCTTAATAAAGAATGCTTAGTATACTTCAAATGAAATTGCCTCTACATATTATTTGTTTTCTTTTGTATTTAGCAAAGGCTTCTTTGCTTGCACAAGTCTCTCAAAGCAAAATAAATCCTGATAGTATTAAGCAAGTTCTGGAGAAATCTGCAGAATCATTTTCAAAGTTAACAAAAGAAGAAACAGAAAAAGGAATTCATCTATTAGAACAGGCAGAAAAATTGGCAGATAGACTCAATGATCCTTATTCTAAAATTTTGGTGAATAGAGATAAGTTAAGTTTTTTCTTTAATAATAATGATACAATAAGTATTGAAAAATATTTAACTAAAAACCTTGATATTATCAAACAATTAGGGGATAAAAGACAATTAGGGTTGTATTATGAAGATGTAGGGGTTTATAATGCTTCACAAGGAAAAGAAAAGGAAGCACATTATGCGATGTTGATAGCAGAAAAGTTATTAAGTGAATATGGAGAAATAGAAGATGCTATAGATGTAAACTATAATCTTTGTTTACAATACCTTAGAAAAGAAAACTGGGATTC
Proteins encoded:
- a CDS encoding C40 family peptidase, whose translation is MKRVVFYFLITLVLASCGSSSKSKAVISSKTKTTVKSKRTKNSNSKKIKSIVSHAKTFGGTRYKFGGTTKKGMDCSGLVYTSFKKENIILPRTSKTMATQGKAISLKKVIVGDLLFFKTNRRKNVISHVGLVVETKGVIRFIHASTSRGVIISSLNEKYWNKCFAGARRVL